Proteins from a single region of Corylus avellana chromosome ca11, CavTom2PMs-1.0:
- the LOC132165921 gene encoding chaperone protein dnaJ 20, chloroplastic-like, with amino-acid sequence MEISLRMNPRNIATLQVPKLLHKTISCRAANYDQLAMQKKNTNFYEVLSLRSENVGFDEIKKAYRNLALQCHPDVCPDPSAKVESTRRFVEVRKAYETLSDPISRKVYDHKLGLVKSMGSEAEGAAMESRFSKKVWENQLYGLKKRSQVRMHRKRCGYMQKQ; translated from the coding sequence ATGGAGATTTCCTTGCGAATGAATCCGAGGAATATTGCAACCCTGCAGGTTCCAAAGCTACTACACAAAACTATATCATGCAGAGCAGCCAATTATGATCAGTTGGCCATGCAAAAGAAGAACACCAACTTCTACGAAGTTCTTTCTCTTCGTTCTGAGAATGTTGGGTTTGATGAGATAAAGAAGGCCTACAGAAACCTGGCTCTTCAATGCCACCCAGATGTCTGTCCCGATCCCTCTGCAAAAGTGGAGTCCACTAGACGATTTGTTGAGGTTCGGAAGGCTTACGAGACGCTTTCTGATCCAATTTCACGTAAGGTGTATGATCATAAGCTGGGTTTGGTTAAGTCAATGGGGTCTGAAGCCGAGGGAGCAGCTATGGAGTCCAGATTTTCCAAGAAAGTGTGGGAAAACCAGCTGTATGGACTGAAGAAAAGGTCTCAGGTCCGAATGCATAGGAAGAGATGTGGATACATGCAGAAACAgtga